In the genome of Massilia sp. PAMC28688, one region contains:
- the recX gene encoding recombination regulator RecX — protein sequence MPAPRLSLKARALRFLSMREHSRLELGRKLARHAEEGDDVDALLDFLEKNNWLSQERFSESLIHRRAARFGNSRIVAELQSHGVAGEALQELKQGLNESETARACEVWQRKFGTVATDPAERNKQMRFLMQRGFSQKAVRTAMKGDPGEDDW from the coding sequence GTGCCAGCGCCCCGGTTAAGCCTCAAGGCCCGTGCCTTGCGTTTTCTGTCGATGCGCGAGCACAGCCGGCTGGAGCTGGGGCGCAAGCTGGCGCGCCATGCAGAGGAGGGCGACGATGTCGATGCCCTGCTCGATTTTCTGGAAAAGAATAACTGGCTGTCGCAGGAGCGGTTTTCCGAGTCGCTCATCCACCGCCGGGCCGCGCGCTTTGGCAACAGCCGCATCGTGGCCGAGCTGCAAAGCCACGGGGTGGCGGGCGAAGCCCTGCAGGAACTCAAGCAAGGCTTGAACGAGAGCGAAACGGCGCGCGCCTGCGAGGTGTGGCAGCGCAAGTTCGGCACGGTGGCGACCGATCCTGCCGAGCGCAACAAGCAGATGCGCTTCCTGATGCAGCGCGGGTTTTCCCAAAAGGCGGTGCGCACTGCCATGAAGGGGGACCCTGGCGAGGATGACTGGTAG
- a CDS encoding DUF2889 domain-containing protein has product MPLSSPVPRALRHTRAIEVAAYLRDDGLWDLDARITDVKVKDVTLASGLRPGGTRLHDLSLRLTINLELVVVDAEVSSDAVPYPGYCDTVGPAYKQLIGLSLMKGFRAGIKERLSGVLGCTHLSELAQILPTAAIQAFANDVIKTRDGDGDDLLPDRPFQIERCHALRADGPAVARYYPRWVAKPVS; this is encoded by the coding sequence ATGCCCCTGTCTTCTCCCGTTCCCCGCGCGCTCCGCCATACCCGCGCCATCGAAGTCGCTGCCTACCTGCGCGACGATGGGCTGTGGGATCTTGACGCGCGCATCACTGACGTCAAGGTCAAGGATGTCACGCTCGCTTCCGGCCTGCGCCCGGGCGGCACCCGCCTGCACGACCTGTCCCTGCGCCTGACCATCAACCTTGAGCTCGTTGTAGTGGACGCCGAGGTGTCGTCCGACGCCGTGCCCTATCCCGGCTATTGCGACACGGTCGGCCCGGCCTACAAGCAATTGATTGGCTTGTCGCTCATGAAGGGTTTCCGTGCGGGCATCAAGGAACGACTGTCGGGCGTGCTAGGCTGTACGCACCTGAGCGAACTGGCGCAAATCCTCCCGACGGCTGCCATTCAGGCCTTTGCCAATGACGTCATCAAGACGCGCGACGGCGATGGCGACGACCTGCTGCCCGACCGCCCGTTTCAAATTGAACGTTGTCATGCCCTGCGCGCCGATGGCCCGGCAGTGGCCAGGTATTACCCGC